A single window of bacterium DNA harbors:
- the mtnP gene encoding S-methyl-5'-thioadenosine phosphorylase: MERASIGVIGGSGLYRMPDLDDVVSVAVDTPFGAPSDEVVVGTLEGRRVAFLPRHGRGHRLLPSEVPYLANIHAMRQLGVTHLISVSAVGSMREEIAPGHICLPDQFIDMTKGRPRTFFGGGVVCHIPFDKPVCADLVEILHHAGRKAGATMHKGGTYVCIEGPQFSTLAESQLYRSWDVDVIGMTNLPEARLAREAELCFATLALATDYDCWHETEEVSVEQILKIINQNVKLAQEIIRRAATMIPAQRACACCNALAHAIITDRAAIGDETRRRLDLLLGRHLA; this comes from the coding sequence ATGGAGCGAGCGAGCATCGGCGTCATCGGCGGCAGCGGGCTCTACCGCATGCCCGATCTGGACGACGTGGTCAGCGTGGCGGTCGACACCCCCTTCGGGGCCCCCTCCGACGAGGTGGTCGTCGGCACGCTCGAGGGGCGGCGCGTGGCCTTTCTGCCGCGGCACGGCCGCGGCCACCGCCTCCTGCCCTCCGAGGTCCCCTATCTGGCCAACATCCACGCGATGCGCCAGCTCGGCGTGACGCACCTCATCTCGGTCTCCGCGGTGGGGAGCATGCGCGAGGAGATCGCGCCCGGGCACATCTGCCTGCCGGACCAGTTCATCGACATGACGAAGGGGCGGCCGCGCACGTTCTTCGGCGGCGGCGTCGTCTGCCACATCCCCTTCGACAAGCCGGTCTGCGCGGACCTCGTGGAGATCTTGCACCACGCGGGCAGGAAGGCGGGCGCGACCATGCACAAAGGCGGGACCTACGTCTGCATCGAGGGACCGCAGTTCTCGACGCTGGCGGAGTCGCAGCTCTACCGCTCGTGGGACGTGGACGTCATCGGCATGACCAACCTGCCGGAGGCGCGCCTCGCCCGCGAGGCCGAGCTGTGCTTCGCCACGCTCGCGTTGGCCACCGACTACGACTGCTGGCACGAGACCGAGGAGGTCTCGGTCGAGCAGATCCTGAAGATCATCAACCAGAACGTCAAGCTCGCGCAGGAGATCATCCGCCGCGCCGCGACGATGATCCCGGCGCAACGTGCCTGCGCCTGCTGCAACGCCCTGGCGCACGCCATCATCACCGACCGCGCCGCCATCGGCGACGAGACGCGCCGGCGGCTCGACCTGCTCCTCGGCCGGCACCTCGCCTAG
- the lspA gene encoding signal peptidase II has protein sequence MRTERFPWAAASAIAGGVLLLDQVTKAWVLHAMPGAPPMTVVPGCFDLTFSRNTGGVFGLFSGTPTAGRRLLFTAVTLAALALLVALLRQWGRESRLALVALSLVAGGAVGNLVDRLRFGSVVDFIDWYWGSYHWYTFNVADAAITSGAVLLLLHSFQHGHGGVASGGAPADAPPANAPPEG, from the coding sequence ATGCGGACGGAGCGGTTCCCCTGGGCCGCCGCGTCGGCGATCGCCGGCGGCGTCCTGCTGCTCGACCAGGTGACGAAGGCCTGGGTCCTGCACGCGATGCCGGGCGCCCCGCCCATGACCGTCGTCCCGGGCTGCTTCGACCTGACGTTCAGCCGCAACACCGGCGGCGTGTTCGGCCTGTTCTCGGGGACGCCGACCGCGGGGCGCAGGCTGCTCTTCACCGCCGTGACGCTGGCGGCGCTGGCGCTGCTGGTGGCGCTGCTGCGCCAGTGGGGGCGCGAGAGCCGCCTGGCGCTCGTCGCGCTCTCGCTCGTCGCGGGCGGGGCGGTGGGCAACCTCGTCGACCGCCTGCGCTTCGGCAGCGTCGTGGACTTCATCGACTGGTACTGGGGGTCGTACCACTGGTACACCTTCAACGTCGCCGACGCGGCCATCACCTCGGGGGCCGTGCTGCTGCTCCTGCACTCGTTCCAGCACGGCCACGGCGGCGTCGCCTCCGGCGGCGCCCCGGCGGACGCACCGCCCGCAAACGCCCCGCCCGAGGGCTGA